ACAGCACAGCTGGTGCTGGCCACCACCAGCCCGCAGTACATGCGGTCGTTCATCAAGATCATCCGCGCCAAGGGCAACATGGCAGCGCTGCGCGCCGAAGACCAGGAGATGCTGGCCCGCGCGATGTCGCTGGTCGACCTCAATGGCGGCTTCGCCGTGCCGTTCCAGCTCGACCCGTCGGTCATCCTGACCGCCGACGGTTCGGTGAATCAGGTCCGTGAGATCGCTCGCGTGGTCCAAGCCACAGGCGACGTCTGGCATGGCCTCTCCTCGACTGGGGTGTTCGGCTCGTGGGACGGTGAAGGCGAAGAGGTCTCCGACGATTCCCCGACGCTGGAACAGCCCGCGATCCCGGTGCACAAGTACCAGGCGTTCGTGCCGCTTTCGCATGAGCTGCAGATGGACGCCCCCGGGCTGGCCGACGACATCGCCCGAATGCTGGCCGACGACAAGGACACCAAGGAATCCATCGCGCACGTCACCGGGACAGGCGTGGGCCAGCCGACCGGCATCATCACCGCGCTGGCCGGAACCGCCTCGGTGAGGCCGGCCATCACGGCCGACACCCTGACCGCTCAGGATGTGTACGACCTCGATAGCGCGCTGCCGCAGCGCTATGCCGCCAACGGTTCCTGGCTGGCGCACCGCAAGACCTACAACGCCTTGCGCCAGTTCGATCAGGGCGGCGGCAACGCACTGTGGGGCCAGCTCGCCGACGGCCGGAAGTCCGAGCTGCTCGGCCGGCCCAACTACATTGCCGAGGCGATGAAGAGCACCATCGCCGCCGGCCAGACCAACCACATGTTGGTGTTCGGAAACTTCCGCAACTACGTCATCGCGGATCGTTTGGGCGCCACCATGTCCTACATCCCCCACCTGTTCGGACCCAACGGTCGTCCCACCGGCAAGTCCGGCTGGCACGCCTGGTTCCGCAGCGGCGCTGACAGCGTGAACGACGCAGCCTTCCGCGTTCTGGATTGCTAACGACTGCAACAGGTGTCGCGGTGGGGTGCGCCTGACGCACCCCACCGTTAGGGCACCGAGTGACTTGTCAGCCATCGAGCCGATAGGAGGTAGCGATCTTGGCGATCCATGTGGACGTCTTTACCCGGCTCAACGAGCGGCGGGTGAGACAGGACGCCAGGACCCTTGTCGACGAGTTCGATAGCGCAGGCGAGCGAGCCGGTAAGAACTTCGGTGAGAACCTTTCCGCCGGCATCGAACGTTCGGCACCACGTGCGGAGCGGGCGGCCGCCCGGATGGAGCGGTCGACTGATCGTGTCGCGGACTCGCTCGGGCGGGTCAACGTCGAGCAGGCGAAATACGATGAGCTGAGCAAGAAGTCGACTGCATCTGATCGGCAAAAGATCCAGCAGGCCGAGGCTTTGGCGAAGGCTCACCGCGCCTACGCGGCTTCCGTCCGGGACGCAGCCAGAGCCACACAAGAGCACCTCCGGATCCAGCGCAGCGCCGAGAGTAGTTCGTCGATTGGTGGCGACGGCCCTGCATCGTCGTTGCGCAATACGACGACCGCCATGGCGGCGCTCGGTGGGGCTGCGCGCTCACCGGCGGCGATCGCGGCCGTCGCGCCGGTTCTGCTGCAGATCGGTAGCGCCGCCGTTGCGGCTACCGGCTCACTGCTAGTGCTGCCGGGCGTTCTCGGTGCGGTCGGTGCGGCGTTCGGTTCGCTGAAGCTGGCTACCTCGGGGTTCTTCGACGCCATCGAGAACGTCAACGACCCAGAGAAGTTCGCCGAGTCGCTGCGATCGCTGTCGCCGAACGCGCAGCAGGCCGCACTCTCGATTCAGTCGTTGATGCCCGCCCTGACCGAGCTGAAGACTGCCACCCAAGATGCGCTGTTCGCCGACATCGGACCCGGGCTCGAACGGCTGACGACGGCCATGCTGCCGCAGATTCAACAGCTCACCACGACTGTCGCAGCGTCGTTCAATCAGATGTTCGACGGTGTCAGCAACACTCTGTTGTCGAATCCCGTTCTCACCGGGCAGATCACGCAGAACTTCGGGCAGGCCTTCCAAAACCTGACTCCGGCCGCGGCTTCACTGACGCAGGCACTGACCTCCCTTATCGCCGTGGGCAGCACCTTCCTGCCCGATCTCGCCCGCGGGGCATCGGAAGCCGCGGCGGGGTTCGCCGACATGATCGAGGAGTCCGCCCGCAGCGGTGAGCTGCAGGCCACGATCCGCGACGGCATCACCATCGTCGGCATGCTGATCGACGCGACCAAGTCGGCCGGCGAGATGTTCGGCGCACTGGCCACCGACGGCGTGGCCGCGATGGCTGACATAAAGCTCAGCGTCGAAGCCGTGTCGACCGTCATCCGGATCGCCAGCGGTGACCTGGAGGCATGGGGTGATGTCTTCCCGACCATCGGCAAGATGGCGGCCGGGACTTTCGCAGACATCGGCAATTCCATTGACACGCACGTGCTCGGGCCACTGCGGTGGGTCGTAGACACGCTCAACGAGCTCCCCGGGGTAAGTCTGCCGGAGATACCGGACTTCCAGTTCACCAACGAGGGCTTCTCGGCTCGTAGCAGTTCACCGATACCGGGAACCAACACCCCCGGCTTCGCCGGCACGCCAGCTCTCGGCGGCGAAGACAACGCTTCTCGACGGCGCCGCGGGCTCGCTCCAGTGGAGACCGGAGAAGAAGCTGCGCGTCGTCGCGTGGCTGGCCTGCCTCCGGCTGGTCGATTCTTGCCGTCCGGACAGCCCGGCGGGTGGTGGCCCGGTCTCGGGGTGAACGGCCAACCGGGTGGCGGGTTCTACACAATCGGCCAAGAGGGATACCGCGCTGGCATGGCGCCGGACTGGCGGACGGCAGGCAGCGGCGGCGGGAGTGGTCCGCGCCTGCCCGACGCCCCGGTGCTGCCCTACGAGCCGCGCACCAGCACCGCGCCCACGGCAGCGTTGTTCTCCGCTGAGAACTCGCTCTACGACGCACAGCACACGCTGGCCGAGAAGCGCGCGCGGCTCACCCAGCTCGAGTCCACCTCCACCGCGACGGCCGAGGACGTCCAGGACGCGCGCAACGATGTCCGAGAGGCCGAGCAGGCCGAGCACGAAGCGCAGCTGCGGTTGAACGAGGCGCGGATGTCTGCGACCGAGAAGGGCATCAAGCAGCTCAACTCGGCTTCCGACCAACTCGGTGACGTCGGCGCGAAACTGGACCGCGACTTCGGACTGTCCCGCGGGCTGCCCGGGCTCGCGGAGAACCTGATCAAGTTCGTGGCCAGTCTGGCTGCGGCGGGCCCGATGGCTCAGCTCGGCGCGATCGCTGCGGCCTCCCCGTCCCAAGGTGGCTACGGCGCGATGGGGATCCTCGGTGCCCAGGGCGCGTTCGGGGATCGATTCACCGGCATCGACCCGCAGCGGATGTACGGCGGCGGCTACGGGCCGTCGGGGATCGGTCCGGCCGCGATCGGTGGCGGCATGGGATATGGGGCCTACCCCGGAGACGCTGCGCTGCTGGCCAACGTGCCGTCAGGTCGCTACACCCAGGAAGAACGCGGGGATCTCACTCAGGGCCTGGCCGACTGTTCCAGTGCCGTTGAGGACCTGGTCAACATGCTCGACGGGCGGCCCACCGGTGGGGCGTCGATGACGACCTACAACGCCGACGAGTGGCTGCAGTCCCGCGGGTTCCTGCCTGGCATGGGCGGACCGGGCGACATGCGCGTCGGGTTCAACCCCGAGCACATGCAGGCCACACTGCCTGGCGGAACGCCCTTCAACTGGGGTTCCAAGGAGGCCGCGGCCCGCGGGGGCGTCGGCGGCACCGGTGCATACGACCCGTCATTCACGTCGCATTACTACCGGCCGGCCACCGGCGGCGTGCCGTCACTGACCCCCCGCCCGGCATTGGCAC
The sequence above is drawn from the Mycolicibacterium neoaurum VKM Ac-1815D genome and encodes:
- a CDS encoding phage major capsid protein, translating into MTIRLETRPDALERQIADARKEARTLLDRAGGADLTGAEAERFDELTELIEAGNRQLEGIDRNFAAIRDAASDLRFFPGSTGGGDSTRDDGDQRGRAGGARLRHRDPWDTSHLTRMGVFGRDEESIGKELHERALDAVEDMPQATDKVREAATRFIERDDPDLGSPTAQLVLATTSPQYMRSFIKIIRAKGNMAALRAEDQEMLARAMSLVDLNGGFAVPFQLDPSVILTADGSVNQVREIARVVQATGDVWHGLSSTGVFGSWDGEGEEVSDDSPTLEQPAIPVHKYQAFVPLSHELQMDAPGLADDIARMLADDKDTKESIAHVTGTGVGQPTGIITALAGTASVRPAITADTLTAQDVYDLDSALPQRYAANGSWLAHRKTYNALRQFDQGGGNALWGQLADGRKSELLGRPNYIAEAMKSTIAAGQTNHMLVFGNFRNYVIADRLGATMSYIPHLFGPNGRPTGKSGWHAWFRSGADSVNDAAFRVLDC